The following proteins are co-located in the Solanum pennellii chromosome 1, SPENNV200 genome:
- the LOC107009246 gene encoding cysteine protease RD19A, whose product MAHRFSLVFVLSILLTTSFLLAVNGEIKGGDDDILIRQVVGDDDHHMLNAEHHFTLFKKRFGKTYASDEEHHYRFSVFKANLRGAMRHQKLDPSAVHGVTQFSDMTTDEFSQKFLGVNRRFRFPSDANKAPILPTEDLPSDFDWREHGAVTPVKNQGSCGSCWSFSTTGALEGANFLATGKLVSLSEQQLVDCDHECDPEEKDSCDSGCSGGLMNSAFEYTLKAGGLMREEDYPYTGTDKATCKFDNTKVAAKVANFSVVSLDEEQIAANLVKNGPLAVAINAVFMQTYVGGVSCPYICSKQLDHGVLLVGYGTGFSPIRMKEKPYWIIKNSWGEKWGESGYYKICRGRNVCGVDSMVSTVAAVSTSS is encoded by the exons ATGGCTCATCGTTTCTCTCTCGTTTTCGTATTATCTATCCTCCTAACGACGTCGTTTTTGTTGGCTGTCAACGGCGAGATTAAAGGCGGGGACGATGATATTTTAATCCGTCAAGTCGTCGGCGATGATGATCATCACATGCTAAACGCCGAACATCACTTTACGCTTTTTAAGAAGAGATTCGGGAAAACGTACGCCTCCGATGAGGAGCATCATTATAGATTTTCGGTTTTTAAAGCTAACTTGCGCGGTGCAATGAGACACCAGAAGCTCGATCCATCTGCTGTTCACGGCGTGACTCAGTTTTCCGATATGACGACGGATGAATTCAGCCAGAAATTTCTCGGCGTTAACCGCCGGTTTCGGTTCCCTTCTGACGCCAATAAAGCTCCGATTCTTCCTACTGAGGATCTTCCTTCAGATTTCGATTGGAGAGAGCACGGTGCTGTCACGCCAGTGAAGAATCAG ggttcatgcGGCTCATGCTGGTCATTTAGTACCACTGGTGCATTAGAAGGTGCCAACTTTCTTGCTACAGGGAAGCTTGTTAGCCTCAGCGAGCAGCAACTTGTGGACTGTGATCACGAG TGTGATCCAGAAGAAAAAGATTCTTGCGACTCAGGCTGCAGTGGTGGGCTAATGAATAGTGCCTTTGAATACACTCTCAAAGCTGGTGGACTTATGCGAGAAGAAGATTACCCATACACTGGTACCGATAAGGCAACCTGCAAATTTGACAACACCAAGGTTGCAGCTAAAGTTGCTAACTTTAGTGTTGTCTCCCTCGACGAAGAACAAATTGCTGCTAATCTTGTCAAGAATGGCCCTCTCGCTG TGGCTATCAATGCAGTGTTCATGCAGACATATGTCGGTGGAGTCTCCTGCCCATATATATGCTCTAAGCAGTTGGATCATGGTGTCTTATTAGTTGGTTATGGTACTGGTTTCTCTCCCATTCGAATGAAAGAGAAACCGTACTGGATCATCAAGAACTCGTGGGGAGAGAAATGGGGAGAAAGTGGATACTACAAAATCTGCAGAGGCCGAAATGTTTGTGGAGTGGATTCAATGGTTTCAACAGTTGCAGCTGTTAGTACCAGCTCATAG